CACGGCAACCTGCGCATCGCCGAGGTGAACATCGGCGAGATCCTGAAGATCGCGGTGCAGAAGCGCCTGGCCGAGTTCAACCTCAAGGCCACGATCGTCGAGAAGAACATCGGCTACGAGCTGCGCTGCGCCGACCCGGTCCCGATGGACATGGAGTACACCCGGGACCTGGGCTACTGCGCCGCGAAGTACCTCCTCGCGGGCGGGAACGCCTGCATGGTCTCGATGCAGGGGGGCAACTTCGTGCCGATCCCCTTCGAGGAGCTCCTCGACCCCGAGACCGGGAAGGCCCGGATCCGGATGGTGGACATCCACTCCACCCGCTACGCCATCGCCCGGCGCTACATGATCCGGATCCGCCGGGACGACTTCGAGGATCCCCACGAGCTGGCCCGCTTCGCCGCCACCGCCGGGATGACCCTCGAGGCCTTCAAGGCGACCTTCAAGGACCTGATCCGCCACGAGCCGCCGCCGCTCTCCTTCCCGGTGCCCGGGAAGACGCCGCCCGCGGCGCCGCCCTCGGGCGATTGACAGCCCGGGAGCGGCTTGGTTGAAGGGGCTCTTCGAATCGAGGGGTGAGCGATGAGCAGTGACGACCGGGGAAAGGATCGCAGGCAGCAGGACGCGGCCGTGGAGGTGGAGCGCCGTCAGGGCGACCGCCGCCGCTGGAAGCGGATCCCGGTGGAGATCTGGGGTGAGGCCTCCGACGGCGAGGCGACCTACTTCCACCAGGCCGCGGATCTCTCCGCCGGCGGGGTCTTCTTCACCGGGGCCATCCCCCAGCCGGTGGGGACGGTGGTGAAGATCAAGCTCGAGCTGCCCGGCGTGGAGCCGCTGACCGTCAACGGGGTGGTGGTGAACACCGGCGGCGGCGTGGATCTGGGCATGGGCGTGCAGTTCACCGACCTCTCCGACGAGGAGCGGGCCCGCATCGACGCCGTCGTCGAGTCCGACTAGATCGCCGGGTTGCAGCCGTCGGCGCTCTCGGTGACCACGATCGGCTCCGCGAGCGCGTCGTTGTCGCCGCGGACGATCTCCGGGAGCTCGGCGCAGCCGTTTCCGACCCGCTGCTCACCCATGCCGTCGTCCCGGCCCAGCTCGACCGCCAGGAGGTAGCCGCTGCCCGGCGGGATGCCCGGCAGCGTCAGGCTCTGGCCGCCCACGCCGGTGGCCGCGGCGGTGTCGATCGGGATCCGGTGGGCGCGCACCTCGGCGCCGTCGATCTTCAGCGGCACGACGCGCAGGGTGGGCTGGTCGGCCACGCAGGTGCGGGCCACCGCGGCGCAGGAGACCGCGTCCCCGCCGGTGTCGGTGCCCTGGAGCACGATGAGCTGGATCACCTCGCCGCCCTGCAGGTGCTGCAGCTCGACCCCGAAGCCGAGGCCCGGCTCGGCGCCGCAGCCCGGGAGGGCGAGGAGGAGGGGCAGGGTCAGCACCCAGGTGGCGCGGCGGAGGATCATTGCACGGTGATCGTGAGGGGGAGGGTGCCGGTCCGGCTGCCCCGGGCCGCGGCGATGCCGCCGGCGGTCGCCCCCACCGCGACGACGCCGACCGCCGTCCAGAGCCAGGGGTTCTTGTACCAGCGCGCCGTGCCGCCGCCCGGCACCTCGATGAGGTAGGAGAGGGGCGAGAGCGCGCTCCCCCGGCCCTGGACCCGGCGGCCCCGGGCGTCCCGCACCTCGAGGTAGTACTCCACCACCAGCTCGGTGGCGCCCTCGGGCAGGTTCAGGGCGGGCAGGGTGGCCGAGAAGCGGTTGCCGGGCCGCCGGTCGAGGGGCAGCTCGACGAAGGTGTCGTCCCCCAGCTTCCGGTGGAGGAGGAAGGCCTCGAAGCCCTCCTTCAGGTTCGAGATCGTGGCGGCCATCGTCACCGGGGTCCCCGGGAGGGCCAGCATCGGCGGATCGTGGGCGACCCGGATGGGCTTGAGCAGGCCCTCGTCGTAGGCGGCCTTCACCCGGTCGTAGAGCTCGCGCAGGGGCCCCGCCGTGGACGCGGGCAGCTCGTAGTGCAGGTCGATGTTCAGCAGGCGGGCGAAGTCCTCGTAGGCCTCGTCCTGCTTGCCCCCGTAGAAGTGCACCACGGCCAGGTTCCGGTAGATCTCCACCAGGGTGCGGTTGTCGTTGCGGGGCCAGGCCATGGCCTGATCGAGGGCCTCCTCGGCGGCGTCGATCTTGCCCTGCTCGATCTGCTCGAGGGCCCGCTGCAGGTGCGGATTCCGGGCCTCCGACGCTGCCCCGGCCGGCGCCGGGAGCCCCGCGGCGGCGGCTCCGAGGGCGAGCAGGGTCAGCCAGAGAGGCCCCCTGGCCCTCCTGACGCTCCCCCTCGCTGCCATGCACCCGATCCGCATCACCTGCTCCCCGCGACCCTACTGCCAGGAGCCCGGGCCTGTCGATGGTCTCCGGGGGCCGGCGCCGAAGGGCCTTGTCGCATCCGGTCCCGCCTGCTAAATGGCCCGTTTCTTTGACCTTCCCCCCGACCGGAGCCCCCCGTGGCCCCGGTGAGCGAGCAGCCATGCAGGTGCGCATCGACAGCATCGGCCCCCAGGGCCGCCACCTCGACTCGGTCCTGGACGAGGACAAGGTCGAGCAGGAGCTCGTCGAGGTTGGAGTCGAGTTCCGGCCCCGGGGTGGGGTGCGCGTCTCGGCCGACCTGTCCAAGAGCGGGAAGACCGTGCGCTTCACCGGCCGGATCGAGGCAATCCTGGAGGGGGACTGCCGCCGCTGCCTGGCGCCGGTGGAGACCCGCCTCGAGCCCGAGTTCGAGCTCTCCCTGCGGCCGGCGGCCGATGTCCGGGCCCCCGGGAAGCCGGGCAAGGACCGGGAGGAGCTGGGCGAGGGGGAGGCCGACGGTAGCTTTCGACTGGACGAGGCGGACGAAGACGTCTATCACGGCGACGAGCTCGACCTCTGGCCCCTGCTGCGCGAGCAGCTGCTGCTCTCCCTGCCCGACTACCTGGTCTGCGAGGAGGACTGCCGGGGCCTGTGCCAGGTCTGCGGAAAGAACCTGAACGAAGTGGCCTGCGACTGTGACCGGGACGTCCCGGATCCTCGCCTGGCGGGCCTGAAAGACATCAAGCTGTCCTGACAAAAGGAGTAGAACCGTGGCGGTACCCAAGAAAAGAACCTCGAAGCAGAAGAAGCGCCAGCGCCGGAGCCATGACGCTCTGAAGGCGCCGAACGTCATCAGCTGCCCGAACTGCAACGAGCCGGTGCTTCCTCACCACGTGTGCCCGTCTTGTGGTCAGTACAAGGGCCGCGAGGTCCTCGCGAGCGCCGAGTAGTCCCCTCATGAAGGTGGCCGTGGACGCCATGGGGGGCGACCACGCGCCGGAGACCGTGGTCGAGGGTGCGGTGCTCGCAGCTCGCGCCCACGGCGTTCCGGTCGTTCTGGTCGGGGACGCGCCGAGGCTGGAAGAGTGCCTGGCCGCGCAGAAGACGCGGGGCCTGTCGCTAGAGGTGCATCATGCGTCCGATGCCATCGCCATGGACGAGCATGGCGCCAAGGCCATCCGCCGCAAGAAGGACTCCTCCCTGCGGGTCTGCTTCGACCTCGCCAAGCGGGGGGAGGTCTCCGCGGTGGTCTCGGCGGGGAACTCCGGCGCGGTCATGGCCGGAGCGCTCCTGATCCTCGGCCGCCTCGAGGGGGTCGATCGGCCGGCCATCGCCAGCGCCATGCCCACCACCGCCGGGGGGAGGGTGCTGCTCCTGGACGCCGGGGCCAACCCCGAGGCCAAGCCCCTGCACCTGGCGCAGTGGGCGCTCTGCGGCGAGGCCTACGCCCGCCGGATCCTCGGCATCGCTCGTCCGAAGGTGGCGCTCCTCTCGAACGGCGAGGAGGAGAGCAAGGGCACGACCCTCACCCGCGCCGCCTACGGGCTCCTCGCCCAGAGCGGCGTCGAGTTCGTCGGCTACCTCGAGGGGCGCGACATCTTCGCCGGCCGCTGTGACGTGCTGGTCACCGACGGCTTCACCGGGAACGTGGTCCTCAAGACGGTCGAGGGGGCCGCGTCGGGGATGGCGATGATCCTGAAGGAGGAGATCGAGGCGACCCGGGCCGCCCGGGTGGGCTACCTCCTCCTCCGTGGCGCCCTCAAGCGCTTCCAGCGGCGCCTCGACTACGCCGAGTACGGGGGGGCGCCCATCCTCGGAGTGGACGGGACCGCGATCGTGGCCCATGGTGCATCGAACGCGACGGCCATCAAGAACGCCGTCCGGGTCGCCCGGGACCTGGCCCGGGAGGATCTCGGAGGAGCGTTGAGCGACGCCGCCCGGCGCGCCAGCGAGCTCTCCGGGGCACAAACGAACAACGACGACTGACGAGAAGGGGCGAGAGTGATGGGGAGTCACACTGCGCCGACGGGCATGGTTCGGATCATCGGGACCGGCTCCTACGTGCCAGAGAAGGTGCTGACCAACGCCGACCTCGAGCGGATGG
The nucleotide sequence above comes from Deltaproteobacteria bacterium. Encoded proteins:
- a CDS encoding PilZ domain-containing protein — protein: MSSDDRGKDRRQQDAAVEVERRQGDRRRWKRIPVEIWGEASDGEATYFHQAADLSAGGVFFTGAIPQPVGTVVKIKLELPGVEPLTVNGVVVNTGGGVDLGMGVQFTDLSDEERARIDAVVESD
- a CDS encoding tetratricopeptide repeat protein, translated to MAARGSVRRARGPLWLTLLALGAAAAGLPAPAGAASEARNPHLQRALEQIEQGKIDAAEEALDQAMAWPRNDNRTLVEIYRNLAVVHFYGGKQDEAYEDFARLLNIDLHYELPASTAGPLRELYDRVKAAYDEGLLKPIRVAHDPPMLALPGTPVTMAATISNLKEGFEAFLLHRKLGDDTFVELPLDRRPGNRFSATLPALNLPEGATELVVEYYLEVRDARGRRVQGRGSALSPLSYLIEVPGGGTARWYKNPWLWTAVGVVAVGATAGGIAAARGSRTGTLPLTITVQ
- a CDS encoding DUF177 domain-containing protein → MQVRIDSIGPQGRHLDSVLDEDKVEQELVEVGVEFRPRGGVRVSADLSKSGKTVRFTGRIEAILEGDCRRCLAPVETRLEPEFELSLRPAADVRAPGKPGKDREELGEGEADGSFRLDEADEDVYHGDELDLWPLLREQLLLSLPDYLVCEEDCRGLCQVCGKNLNEVACDCDRDVPDPRLAGLKDIKLS
- the rpmF gene encoding 50S ribosomal protein L32; its protein translation is MAVPKKRTSKQKKRQRRSHDALKAPNVISCPNCNEPVLPHHVCPSCGQYKGREVLASAE
- the plsX gene encoding phosphate acyltransferase PlsX; this encodes MKVAVDAMGGDHAPETVVEGAVLAARAHGVPVVLVGDAPRLEECLAAQKTRGLSLEVHHASDAIAMDEHGAKAIRRKKDSSLRVCFDLAKRGEVSAVVSAGNSGAVMAGALLILGRLEGVDRPAIASAMPTTAGGRVLLLDAGANPEAKPLHLAQWALCGEAYARRILGIARPKVALLSNGEEESKGTTLTRAAYGLLAQSGVEFVGYLEGRDIFAGRCDVLVTDGFTGNVVLKTVEGAASGMAMILKEEIEATRAARVGYLLLRGALKRFQRRLDYAEYGGAPILGVDGTAIVAHGASNATAIKNAVRVARDLAREDLGGALSDAARRASELSGAQTNNDD